The following are from one region of the Anguilla rostrata isolate EN2019 chromosome 7, ASM1855537v3, whole genome shotgun sequence genome:
- the gpr22a gene encoding G-protein coupled receptor 22 produces MHIPPGPAEEVTMSNVTVRDNTESISQAMEAAAPYPVSFQVTLTGFLMLEIVLGLSSNLTVLVLYCMKSNLINSVSNVVTMNLHVLDVIVCVCCIPLTIVIILLSLEGNTVLVCCFHEACVSFASVATAANVLAITLDRYDISVKPANRVLTMGRAVVLLGAIWVLSFFSFLVPFMEVGFFSQERSDQNGTAAAVVAHTNQYYTELGLYYHLLAQIPIFFFTAVVMLITYSKILQALNIRIGTRFHASQKKKARKKKTISMTTQQEATDASQSSGGGRNPMLGMRTSVSVIIALRRAVKRHRERRERQKRVFRMSLLIISTFLLCWTPITVLNTVILSVGPSDLMVKLRLGFLVMAYGTTIFHPLLYAFTRQKFQKVLKSKMKKRVVSIVEADPLPNNTVIHNSWIDPKRNKKVTFEESELRQKCLSSGDVE; encoded by the coding sequence ATGCATATCCCCCCCGGGCCTGCAGAAGAAGTCACCATGAGCAACGTCACCGTCCGTGACAACACCGAGTCCATCAGCCAGGCCATGGAGGCGGCGGCGCCGTACCCCGTCAGCTTCCAGGTGACCCTGACCGGCTTCCTGATGCTGGAGATCGTCCTGGGCCTGAGCAGCAACCTGACCGTGCTGGTGCTCTACTGCATGAAGTCCAACCTCATCAACTCCGTCAGCAACGTGGTCACCATGAACCTGCACGTGCTGGACGTCATCGTGTGCGTCTGCTGCATCCCGCTCACTATCGTCATCATCCTGCTCTCGCTGGAGGGCAACACCGTGCTGGTCTGCTGCTTCCACGAGGCCTGCGTCTCCTTCGCCAGCGTGGCCACGGCCGCCAACGTGCTGGCCATCACGCTGGACCGCTACGACATCTCCGTCAAGCCCGCCAACCGGGTGCTGACCATGGGGCGGGCCGTGGTGCTCCTGGGCGCCATCTGGGTGCTCTCCTTCTTCAGCTTCCTGGTGCCCTTCATGGAGGTGGGCTTCTTCAGCCAGGAGCGCTCGGACCAGAACGGGACGGCGGCGGCCGTGGTGGCCCACACCAACCAGTACTACACGGAGCTGGGCCTCTACTACCACCTGCTGGCCCAGATCCCCATCTTCTTCTTCACCGCCGTGGTCATGCTCATCACCTACTCCAAGATCCTGCAGGCGCTCAACATCCGCATCGGCACCCGCTTCCACGCCAGCCAGAAGAAGAAGGCCCGCAAGAAAAAGACCATCTCCATGACGACGCAGCAGGAGGCCACCGACGCCTCGCAGAGCAGCGGCGGGGGGAGGAACCCCATGCTGGGCATGCGCACGTCCGTCTCGGTCATCATCGCCCTGCGGCGGGCGGTCAAGCGGCACCGCGAGCGGCGCGAGAGGCAGAAGAGGGTCTTCCGCATGTCGCTGCTCATCATCTCCACCTTCCTGCTCTGCTGGACGCCCATCACCGTGCTCAACACGGTCATCCTGAGCGTGGGCCCCAGCGACCTCATGGTCAAGCTGCGGCTGGGCTTCCTGGTCATGGCCTACGGCACCACCATCTTCCACCCGCTGCTCTACGCCTTCACCAGGCAGAAGTTCCAGAAGGTTCTGAAGAGCAAAATGAAGAAGAGGGTGGTGTCCATCGTGGAGGCCGACCCCCTGCCCAACAACACGGTCATCCACAACTCCTGGATCGACCCCAAAAGGAACAAAAAGGTGACTTTCGAGGAGAGCGAACTGCGACAGAAATGTCTCTCCTCAGGAGACGTGGAGTAA